A single Anatilimnocola floriformis DNA region contains:
- a CDS encoding dynamin family protein, whose amino-acid sequence MSQVDTHELPILLDELYLLFSESAEYQREPTLREALYRVSISVLKHCKRVTQARRRYAIAVVGLTNVGKSTLLNALLGEDLSPRRNGPCTALPIEFCYGDQRFVSLREGNSVEQQFVAWSDARQLHEILARWSVNAAARQPKLSVHIPHPLLQQGLILADTPGFGAAQLDANPGSHEAAVRVYLQEQVSQVFWVVLGEQGIGKREVEFRERFFPELCDDIIVTLGEEWSPTDKERFCRRFQGEFKGHTPQFRFVAPLLPASRTAAPSHLEATGIGLLQQRITELANPQLRAAALSRQVQQLADHWRTWHQEYIHSTAPRELAPWRPDTWSRWKLISQRSPAGQQISDTLSGRN is encoded by the coding sequence ATGTCGCAGGTCGACACGCACGAATTACCAATTTTGCTGGACGAACTTTACTTGCTTTTTAGCGAGTCTGCTGAGTACCAGCGAGAACCTACATTGCGCGAAGCGCTGTATCGCGTTTCAATTTCCGTCCTCAAGCATTGCAAACGTGTGACGCAAGCGAGGCGGCGCTATGCAATTGCCGTCGTGGGACTGACCAACGTCGGTAAATCAACATTGCTGAACGCGTTATTAGGCGAAGACCTGTCTCCACGCCGCAATGGACCCTGCACGGCGCTGCCAATTGAGTTCTGCTACGGCGATCAGCGATTTGTATCGTTGCGGGAAGGCAACTCGGTCGAGCAGCAGTTCGTAGCCTGGTCTGATGCCAGGCAGTTGCATGAAATATTAGCGAGATGGTCGGTGAACGCCGCCGCGCGGCAACCAAAACTCTCTGTGCATATTCCGCATCCGCTCCTTCAGCAGGGCCTGATTCTGGCAGATACACCTGGCTTTGGAGCGGCGCAGCTCGATGCGAATCCTGGTTCTCATGAAGCGGCTGTTCGGGTGTATCTGCAGGAGCAAGTTTCACAAGTGTTTTGGGTGGTCTTGGGCGAACAGGGTATTGGCAAACGCGAAGTAGAGTTTCGCGAGAGATTTTTTCCAGAACTTTGCGACGACATCATCGTCACGCTCGGGGAAGAATGGTCGCCGACAGACAAGGAACGTTTCTGTCGGCGTTTTCAGGGCGAATTTAAGGGCCACACGCCTCAGTTCCGGTTTGTTGCCCCGCTGCTGCCGGCAAGCAGAACGGCTGCTCCGTCGCATTTAGAAGCGACCGGCATTGGTTTGCTTCAGCAGCGGATAACAGAACTGGCGAACCCACAGTTGCGCGCGGCGGCTCTGAGTAGGCAGGTTCAGCAACTTGCTGATCACTGGCGCACCTGGCATCAGGAATACATCCATTCCACTGCACCGCGAGAGCTGGCGCCGTGGCGGCCCGATACTTGGTCGCGATGGAAACTGATTTCGCAGCGGAGCCCAGCGGGACAGCAAATCTCTGACACGCTTTCGGGAAGAAACTAG